Proteins encoded together in one Micromonospora auratinigra window:
- a CDS encoding DUF5999 family protein codes for MCQHLPTCPSADATDREAARVIACFPEQGWSLLCNGVIVFEDTGELLPDGSSIAPHRGPARHALVA; via the coding sequence ATGTGCCAGCACCTACCCACCTGCCCCTCCGCCGACGCGACCGACCGCGAAGCCGCCCGCGTCATCGCCTGCTTCCCTGAACAGGGGTGGAGCCTGCTCTGCAACGGGGTGATCGTCTTCGAGGACACCGGCGAGCTGCTCCCCGACGGCAGCAGCATCGCCCCGCACCGCGGTCCCGCCCGACACGCCCTCGTCGCCTGA
- a CDS encoding chorismate-binding protein has protein sequence MRRYGPDGLEALPQRPVDVPGAPTECRHRLTERARLQWWPTDGGDPAALAEEFLAAHGIALHDLARPAAGQHHGDAVCGAAVYLSAAAGALAVGAPPGAPTPAPALPELVVVVYAHARRPAGPPPAPGGWWLGDWHDSWSATQHADAVRAVRRAIARGEVYQVNLVGHAAAAYTGDPLPALARLAALPGARYGGTLAGDGWAIGCASPETLIALEHGRLVTRPIKGTRPATAAGRAELLASAKERAEHVMIVDLERNDLARVARTGSVRVDELFAVRRWCDLWQAESTVSAVPADGLGLAALLRALCPGGSVTGAPKLAALGQVAALEPVGRGAGMGALGWVAPGRIDLGLTIRTAAADAHRLHLWAGGGITWGSDPAAEVAEAAAKAAPVRALLRHG, from the coding sequence ATGAGGCGGTACGGCCCGGACGGCTTGGAAGCGCTCCCACAGAGGCCGGTCGACGTGCCGGGGGCGCCCACCGAGTGTCGGCACCGGCTCACCGAACGTGCCCGCCTGCAGTGGTGGCCCACCGACGGCGGCGACCCGGCGGCCCTGGCCGAGGAGTTCCTCGCCGCCCACGGCATCGCCCTGCACGACCTGGCGCGTCCCGCCGCCGGGCAGCACCACGGTGACGCGGTGTGCGGGGCGGCGGTGTACCTGTCGGCGGCCGCCGGGGCGCTCGCCGTCGGCGCGCCACCCGGGGCGCCCACCCCGGCCCCGGCCCTGCCCGAACTCGTCGTGGTGGTCTACGCACACGCCCGGCGGCCCGCCGGGCCGCCACCCGCCCCCGGCGGCTGGTGGCTGGGGGACTGGCACGACAGCTGGAGCGCCACGCAGCACGCCGACGCCGTGCGGGCGGTCCGCCGCGCCATCGCGCGCGGCGAGGTCTACCAGGTCAACCTCGTCGGGCACGCCGCCGCCGCGTACACCGGCGACCCGCTGCCGGCGCTGGCCCGGCTGGCCGCGCTGCCCGGCGCCCGCTACGGCGGCACCCTCGCCGGCGACGGCTGGGCCATCGGCTGCGCCTCCCCGGAGACGCTGATCGCCCTGGAGCACGGCCGCCTGGTCACCCGCCCGATCAAGGGCACCCGCCCGGCCACCGCCGCCGGCCGTGCCGAGCTGCTCGCCTCGGCCAAGGAACGCGCCGAACACGTGATGATCGTCGACCTGGAACGCAACGACCTGGCCCGCGTCGCCCGCACCGGCTCCGTGCGCGTCGACGAGCTGTTCGCCGTACGCCGCTGGTGCGACCTGTGGCAGGCCGAGTCGACCGTCAGCGCGGTCCCCGCCGACGGGCTCGGCCTGGCCGCGCTGCTGCGCGCGCTGTGCCCCGGCGGGTCGGTGACCGGCGCGCCGAAGCTGGCCGCGCTGGGCCAGGTCGCCGCCCTGGAGCCGGTCGGTCGGGGCGCCGGCATGGGCGCGCTCGGCTGGGTCGCGCCCGGGCGCATCGACCTGGGCCTGACCATCCGCACCGCCGCCGCCGACGCCCACCGGCTGCACCTGTGGGCCGGCGGCGGCATCACCTGGGGCAGCGACCCGGCCGCCGAGGTCGCCGAGGCCGCCGCCAAGGCCGCCCCGGTCCGCGCGCTGCTGCGCCACGGCTGA